A single region of the Candidatus Protochlamydia amoebophila UWE25 genome encodes:
- a CDS encoding RluA family pseudouridine synthase gives MANSYGEEVDLLIISEDEVGERLDKVLARRFNAKYSRTYFQFLIDKHLILVNGIAVKKRTLLQEGDEVEVQFLASPESNLMPENIPLSILYEDEHLLVINKPAGMVVHPAPGNWSGTFVNALLYYCQKLPLLPDTIRPGIVHRLDKGTSGLLVAAKTLETQQKLIELFASRKVYKAYLAICIGRPADGEIQAPIGRHPIHRKQMAVIPTGKPAISFCKTLGWSDKLSFVQIEIATGRTHQIRVHMKYRGSPILGDPLYGQISLNQYYSVPHQLLHAAVLRFQHPISLENLEFCTPPPPEMVRLIKKIDPKSPYIRDVE, from the coding sequence ATGGCAAATTCTTATGGAGAAGAAGTTGATCTCTTAATCATATCTGAAGATGAGGTGGGAGAACGCTTAGATAAAGTTTTAGCTAGACGTTTTAATGCTAAATACTCTCGTACCTATTTTCAATTTTTGATTGATAAGCATTTGATATTAGTCAATGGGATTGCTGTCAAAAAAAGGACATTATTGCAAGAAGGGGATGAAGTTGAAGTGCAATTCCTCGCATCTCCTGAATCAAATTTAATGCCAGAAAATATTCCTTTATCTATTCTTTACGAGGATGAACATCTTCTTGTCATTAACAAACCAGCCGGAATGGTCGTTCATCCAGCACCTGGTAATTGGTCAGGTACTTTTGTGAACGCTCTACTTTATTATTGTCAGAAGTTACCGCTTTTACCAGACACTATACGTCCTGGCATTGTTCATCGGTTAGATAAAGGCACTTCAGGACTATTAGTGGCAGCTAAAACGCTTGAGACGCAGCAAAAACTCATTGAATTGTTTGCCTCTAGAAAAGTCTATAAAGCTTACCTAGCTATTTGTATTGGACGACCAGCAGATGGAGAAATACAAGCACCTATTGGTAGGCATCCTATACATCGTAAACAAATGGCTGTTATTCCGACTGGTAAACCTGCCATTAGTTTTTGCAAAACACTTGGATGGAGTGATAAATTGAGCTTTGTGCAAATTGAGATTGCCACGGGTCGCACCCATCAAATTCGTGTGCATATGAAGTATAGAGGGTCTCCTATTCTAGGAGATCCCTTGTATGGTCAAATTTCTTTAAATCAATATTACTCTGTTCCACATCAACTTCTTCATGCAGCGGTATTGCGTTTTCAACACCCCATTTCGCTAGAAAATCTAGAATTTTGTACTCCACCTCCTCCGGAAATGGTTCGATTGATTAAAAAAATAGACCCTAAATCTCCATATATTCGAGATGTTGAATAG
- the dtd gene encoding D-aminoacyl-tRNA deacylase → MKLVIQRVLQAQVYIDDNLFSAIGPGLMLLLGIHHQDNLEQILWSVDKLVHLRIFNDENGKMNRNVKECEGEILVVSQFTLYGNCLNGRRPDFIQAASPPIALSLYRQFIDELKKEAPHVKTGQFGAQMQVSLTNDGPVTFILESLDRRKA, encoded by the coding sequence ATGAAGTTAGTTATTCAACGTGTGTTACAAGCGCAAGTTTATATTGATGATAACCTGTTTAGTGCAATTGGCCCTGGCTTAATGTTATTGCTAGGAATTCACCATCAAGATAACTTAGAGCAGATTTTATGGTCTGTGGATAAGCTAGTTCATTTACGCATTTTTAACGATGAAAATGGAAAGATGAATAGAAATGTAAAAGAATGTGAAGGAGAAATATTAGTAGTCAGTCAATTTACTTTATACGGAAATTGTTTAAATGGTCGAAGACCCGACTTTATCCAAGCTGCTTCTCCTCCAATAGCTCTTTCTCTTTACAGACAATTTATTGATGAATTAAAAAAAGAAGCTCCCCATGTCAAAACAGGACAGTTTGGGGCTCAGATGCAAGTTTCATTAACAAACGATGGTCCTGTTACTTTTATCCTAGAGTCATTGGATCGACGGAAAGCATAA
- a CDS encoding regulatory protein RecX, translating to MQLPLKIEVKPHEWRKELFTLYINEERERDIHSSIFGKKPILPTCLQLSDWKEMFDRWEYKRTRNYVIWRLSNQSYHSEQLQKLLKDKLVQPVTIQKVIQECKIAGYLNDEDWISSFMRSHQKKHSLRSILVKLQTKGLTRESLEQIKQEWNQSDQEKNGILTLLRTRYQHQNLRDFVIKQKVVTALMRKGYSFDLIETTIREFIVD from the coding sequence TTGCAATTGCCTTTAAAGATTGAAGTTAAACCTCATGAATGGCGTAAAGAACTTTTTACTCTTTATATTAATGAAGAGCGAGAGCGAGATATCCATTCATCTATTTTCGGGAAAAAACCCATTTTACCTACTTGTTTACAGCTCTCTGATTGGAAAGAAATGTTTGATCGATGGGAATACAAACGAACTAGAAATTACGTTATTTGGCGTCTATCTAATCAATCTTATCACTCAGAACAACTACAAAAATTACTTAAAGATAAACTTGTTCAACCTGTAACCATACAAAAAGTAATTCAAGAATGTAAAATAGCAGGGTATTTGAATGATGAGGATTGGATTTCTTCATTTATGCGTAGTCATCAAAAAAAACATAGTTTGCGATCCATTCTTGTTAAACTTCAAACAAAAGGGTTAACGAGAGAGAGTTTAGAACAAATTAAACAAGAATGGAATCAATCAGATCAAGAAAAAAATGGAATTCTCACATTACTTCGAACTCGCTATCAGCATCAAAATTTAAGGGATTTTGTGATAAAACAAAAAGTTGTGACAGCTTTGATGCGTAAAGGATATTCATTTGATTTAATAGAAACAACGATACGCGAATTTATTGTGGATTAG